In a single window of the Chondrocystis sp. NIES-4102 genome:
- a CDS encoding type 4 prepilin-like protein: MNNNNNSGFTLTELMIVLIIIGIIAAIAAPNFLGLLHRIKVNNSLELLLGAIRETQRQAMRQGKLCRVNINPNNNIITANPANCLLNSRTIDDSVIIRTNISGSPPNISFSHKGNTTKMGTIVLSSNFTNTQKCFVISLGLGIMRTGNYVGSKTGNVSASNCKKE; the protein is encoded by the coding sequence ATGAATAATAACAACAATTCTGGGTTTACACTGACAGAATTAATGATCGTTCTGATTATTATTGGTATTATAGCTGCGATCGCTGCTCCTAATTTCCTTGGTTTATTACATCGTATTAAAGTTAATAATTCCCTAGAACTACTCCTGGGCGCAATTAGAGAAACTCAAAGACAAGCAATGCGACAGGGTAAACTTTGCCGTGTAAATATTAATCCTAACAATAATATTATTACTGCTAATCCTGCTAACTGTTTATTAAATTCTAGAACTATAGACGATAGCGTCATTATTCGGACAAATATTTCAGGTTCTCCTCCCAATATATCTTTTTCTCATAAGGGTAATACTACCAAAATGGGAACAATCGTTTTATCTTCCAATTTTACTAATACTCAAAAATGCTTTGTTATTTCCCTAGGGTTGGGTATTATGAGAACTGGCAATTATGTTGGTAGTAAAACTGGTAATGTGTCTGCCAGTAACTGTAAGAAAGAGTAA
- a CDS encoding type 4 prepilin-like protein encodes MLLYNAPKKSNQGFTLIEMIITVVIIGIIATLAVPNFLGLLNRNRVKDGVSQVEGALKEAQRQAMRKGRICKIRFTSNADGNSIIQTHPEETVGGTTVNYSGCLLSTRELPNSVSLSLLNGSTLQLVDSGNMVNLGFSNKGNPDAQRIMVISHEGTSTKKCVQIAGLLGNMLTGDYNESTKQCNVQ; translated from the coding sequence ATGTTGCTTTACAATGCCCCTAAAAAAAGTAATCAAGGCTTTACCTTGATCGAAATGATCATTACAGTAGTTATTATTGGTATTATTGCTACTCTTGCTGTTCCTAATTTTCTTGGTTTACTCAATAGAAATCGTGTAAAGGATGGTGTATCGCAAGTCGAAGGTGCATTAAAAGAAGCACAAAGACAGGCTATGAGAAAAGGTAGGATTTGCAAAATTCGTTTTACTTCTAATGCTGACGGAAATTCTATTATTCAGACACATCCAGAGGAAACTGTAGGTGGCACAACAGTTAATTATAGTGGTTGTTTATTAAGTACTAGAGAGTTACCAAACTCGGTTTCTCTTAGTCTTCTTAATGGTTCAACGCTGCAATTAGTAGATAGTGGCAATATGGTAAATTTAGGCTTCTCTAATAAAGGCAATCCTGATGCTCAAAGAATTATGGTTATTTCCCACGAAGGTACTAGCACTAAAAAATGTGTTCAAATAGCAGGACTTCTAGGCAATATGCTGACAGGCGATTATAACGAAAGCACCAAACAATGTAATGTCCAGTAA